The following proteins come from a genomic window of Actinomarinicola tropica:
- the ftsW gene encoding putative lipid II flippase FtsW — MTVLTTRPERSRPRLRLGRPSGRRTGVFLGLLTVVLLLCVVGLVMVMSASSVVGLYQFGSSWYFVKRQVIWLAVGLVVLVVTMRIDYRLWRRLASPLLLGSIVALGLVLVPGIGVSVYGSTRWLGAGPIQIQPSEFAKLGLILFIADLLARRAHRIGHLRLTLQPVLIMAGIVCALLMLQPNLGTTMVTGAIVGAMLLVSGMPLLPLAGISMGAAVTAVGLALAAPYRRARVSGFLDPWADPRGEGYQTIQSLIGTAQGGWLGVGLGASRSKWGFLPFAHTDFVFAIIAEETGLLGASAVVLLVMALCWLGVAAALRAPDRFGTLLAVGITTWLAAQAFVNIGAVVGILPITGVPLPFVSFGGSSMLSTMAATGILLNVARQARGGATLER; from the coding sequence GTGACGGTTCTCACCACCCGACCCGAGCGGTCGCGGCCCCGCCTGCGGCTCGGCCGACCGAGCGGTCGGCGCACCGGGGTCTTCCTCGGCCTCCTCACCGTCGTCCTGCTGCTGTGCGTCGTCGGCCTCGTCATGGTGATGTCGGCGTCGTCGGTCGTCGGCCTCTACCAGTTCGGGTCGTCCTGGTACTTCGTCAAGCGCCAGGTCATCTGGCTCGCCGTGGGCCTCGTCGTCCTCGTCGTCACCATGCGGATCGACTACCGGCTGTGGCGCCGCCTCGCCTCTCCGCTGCTCCTCGGCTCGATCGTCGCTCTCGGACTCGTGCTCGTGCCGGGGATCGGCGTGAGCGTCTACGGCTCCACGCGGTGGCTCGGCGCGGGCCCGATCCAGATCCAGCCCTCGGAGTTCGCCAAGCTCGGCCTGATCCTGTTCATCGCCGACCTGCTCGCCCGCCGGGCCCACCGCATCGGCCACCTCCGGCTGACGTTGCAGCCGGTGCTCATCATGGCCGGCATCGTCTGCGCCCTCCTGATGCTGCAACCGAACCTCGGCACGACGATGGTCACCGGCGCGATCGTCGGCGCGATGCTGCTCGTCTCGGGGATGCCGCTGCTGCCCCTCGCGGGCATCTCGATGGGTGCAGCCGTCACCGCGGTGGGGCTGGCGCTCGCCGCGCCCTACCGCCGCGCACGCGTCTCGGGCTTCCTCGATCCGTGGGCCGATCCCCGGGGCGAGGGCTACCAGACGATCCAGAGCCTGATCGGGACGGCGCAGGGCGGCTGGCTGGGCGTCGGCCTGGGCGCCAGTCGCTCGAAGTGGGGCTTCCTGCCCTTCGCCCACACCGACTTCGTCTTCGCGATCATCGCCGAGGAGACCGGCCTGCTCGGTGCGTCGGCCGTCGTCCTCCTGGTCATGGCGCTGTGCTGGCTCGGCGTCGCCGCGGCGCTGCGGGCCCCCGACCGCTTCGGCACCCTGCTGGCCGTCGGCATCACCACCTGGCTCGCGGCTCAGGCGTTCGTCAACATCGGCGCCGTGGTCGGCATCCTCCCGATCACCGGCGTCCCGCTGCCGTTCGTCTCCTTCGGCGGGTCCTCGATGCTCTCGACGATGGCGGCCACCGGGATCCTGCTCAACGTGGCCCGCCAGGCCCGTGGAGGGGCGACACTGGAACGATGA
- the murD gene encoding UDP-N-acetylmuramoyl-L-alanine--D-glutamate ligase gives MTTERTAGRIANLVVGLGITGRAVAAALRHRGEDVVAIEDRPTDAVRDAADELGVTLVPAPDPSDVRDLVARADRLLPSPGVPDRHPAMVVARSLGTPIRSELDLAGEWDDRPRIAVTGTNGKTTVTTLVTDMLTASGRRAVAAGNTDVPLVEAIDDPSIDVFVVEASSFRIAHSHRFAPAVATWLNFAPDHLDVHASLEAYEAAKAQLLRDQSADDVAVLNADDPVVMAHAGPARRVTFSPTQGDYRVVDGWLVADDGERIVAVDELPRRQPHDIANALAAAATARAAGASTAAVADVLRAFTGLPHRVAPVGELDGVRYVDDSKATVPQAAVAAISGFDAVVLIAGGKGKGLDPSPLASLPERLRAVVAIGESAPALEALFRGAGVAVTTASSMAEAVAAARAAARPGDVVLLSPGGASQDWYANYGERGDDFARLVRSMIEEASA, from the coding sequence GTGACCACCGAGCGCACCGCCGGACGCATCGCCAACCTGGTCGTCGGGCTCGGCATCACCGGCCGGGCCGTCGCCGCGGCGCTGCGTCATCGGGGCGAGGACGTCGTCGCGATCGAGGACCGCCCCACCGACGCGGTGCGCGACGCCGCCGACGAGCTCGGCGTCACCCTCGTGCCGGCGCCCGACCCGTCCGACGTCCGGGACCTCGTCGCCCGCGCCGACCGGCTGCTGCCGAGCCCCGGCGTCCCCGATCGCCATCCGGCGATGGTCGTCGCCCGCTCGCTGGGGACGCCCATCCGCTCCGAGCTCGACCTCGCGGGGGAGTGGGACGACCGGCCCCGCATCGCGGTCACGGGCACCAACGGCAAGACCACGGTGACGACCCTCGTCACCGACATGCTCACCGCGAGCGGACGTCGCGCCGTGGCGGCGGGCAACACCGACGTGCCCCTCGTCGAGGCCATCGACGACCCGTCGATCGACGTGTTCGTCGTCGAGGCGTCGTCGTTCCGCATCGCGCACTCCCACCGGTTCGCTCCCGCCGTGGCCACCTGGCTCAACTTCGCCCCCGACCACCTCGACGTCCACGCCTCGCTCGAGGCCTACGAGGCGGCCAAGGCCCAGCTGCTGCGCGACCAGTCGGCCGACGACGTCGCGGTGCTCAACGCCGACGACCCCGTCGTCATGGCGCACGCCGGTCCGGCGCGCCGCGTCACCTTCTCCCCGACGCAGGGCGACTACCGGGTGGTCGACGGCTGGCTCGTCGCCGACGACGGGGAGCGGATCGTCGCGGTCGACGAGCTGCCGCGCCGGCAGCCCCACGACATCGCCAACGCCCTCGCCGCGGCGGCGACGGCCCGGGCCGCCGGTGCGTCCACCGCGGCGGTGGCCGACGTGCTGCGCGCCTTCACCGGGCTCCCGCACCGCGTCGCACCCGTGGGCGAGCTCGACGGCGTCCGCTACGTCGACGACTCCAAGGCCACCGTCCCCCAGGCCGCGGTGGCGGCGATCAGCGGCTTCGACGCCGTGGTGCTCATCGCGGGTGGCAAGGGCAAGGGGCTCGACCCCTCACCGCTGGCGAGCCTGCCCGAGCGGCTCCGGGCCGTCGTGGCCATCGGCGAGTCGGCCCCTGCCCTCGAGGCGCTCTTCCGTGGCGCCGGTGTGGCGGTCACGACCGCGTCGTCGATGGCGGAGGCCGTGGCCGCGGCCCGTGCCGCCGCCCGACCCGGTGACGTCGTGCTCCTGTCGCCCGGGGGCGCCTCGCAGGACTGGTACGCGAACTACGGCGAACGGGGCGACGACTTCGCCCGGCTCGTCCGCTCGATGATCGAGGAGGCCTCGGCGTGA
- the mraY gene encoding phospho-N-acetylmuramoyl-pentapeptide-transferase → MIQLLIAAGVGLVVSLGATRYLITWLTEHEIGQPIHEDVPEGHTIKAGTPTMGGIAIVLGLLFAYGITNLFRGVYTRTGLIIVVTIALAGVVGFIDDWIKVTSERNLGLTKRAKATGLVLVAGGFAVSMLAFTNVSTELSFTRAGTLGIDLGNGGWAVWALLLILGSTNAVNLTDGLDGLVAGSAALGFAAFTVIGFWAFRNPGVYEYAHALDLAVVAAAMLGACTGFLWWNASPAQIFMGDTGALAIGAAFATLALGNNTQLLLPIVGGLYVLVTMSVILQVGSYQLTGKRIFRMAPIHHHFELAGWPETKIIIRFWILAGMSTAIALGTYYADYISITGVGR, encoded by the coding sequence GTGATCCAGCTGCTCATCGCCGCCGGCGTCGGACTCGTCGTCTCGCTCGGCGCCACCCGCTACCTCATCACCTGGCTCACCGAGCACGAGATCGGCCAGCCGATCCACGAGGACGTGCCCGAGGGGCACACGATCAAGGCCGGGACCCCCACCATGGGCGGCATCGCCATCGTCCTCGGGCTCCTGTTCGCCTACGGCATCACCAACCTGTTCCGCGGCGTCTACACGCGGACGGGGCTCATCATCGTCGTCACCATCGCCCTCGCCGGCGTCGTCGGCTTCATCGACGACTGGATCAAGGTGACGAGCGAGCGCAACCTCGGGCTCACGAAGCGGGCGAAGGCCACGGGGCTGGTGCTCGTCGCCGGCGGCTTCGCCGTGTCGATGCTCGCGTTCACCAACGTGTCCACCGAGCTGTCGTTCACCCGGGCAGGGACGCTCGGCATCGACCTCGGCAACGGCGGCTGGGCGGTGTGGGCGCTCCTGCTCATCCTGGGCAGCACCAACGCGGTCAACCTCACCGACGGCCTCGACGGCCTGGTCGCCGGATCTGCGGCTCTCGGGTTCGCCGCCTTCACCGTCATCGGCTTCTGGGCCTTCCGCAACCCCGGGGTCTACGAGTACGCGCACGCCCTCGACCTGGCCGTGGTCGCCGCGGCGATGCTCGGTGCCTGCACCGGCTTCCTGTGGTGGAACGCCTCCCCGGCGCAGATCTTCATGGGCGACACCGGCGCCCTCGCCATCGGCGCGGCGTTCGCGACCCTCGCGCTCGGCAACAACACCCAGCTGCTGCTCCCGATCGTCGGCGGGCTCTACGTCCTCGTGACGATGTCGGTGATCCTCCAGGTCGGGAGCTACCAGCTCACCGGCAAGCGCATCTTCCGGATGGCGCCGATCCACCACCACTTCGAGCTGGCGGGCTGGCCCGAGACCAAGATCATCATCCGGTTCTGGATCCTCGCCGGCATGTCCACCGCGATCGCCCTCGGGACCTACTACGCCGACTACATCTCGATCACCGGCGTGGGCAGGTGA
- a CDS encoding UDP-N-acetylmuramoyl-L-alanyl-D-glutamate--2,6-diaminopimelate ligase: MADVELDALVATLREAMPELSVAGSTEGIRVADVVLDSRAVTPGSIFCALVGQTSDGHDHAAAAIESGAVALLCERPLGLGVPEIRTRFGRSAMALLASEVHGRPSTALDVVGVTGTNGKTTVTHMVQAILEASGRPTGVIGTLSGVRTTPEAPELQRRLAELRDSGRTAAAIEVSSHALAQHRVDATRFRVAVFTNLSRDHLDYHGTMEAYFQAKARLFEPELAERAVVNLDDPYGRLLLDAAQVPTVGYSLDDAADLELGLDRSRFTWRDVAVELPLGGRFNVSNALAAATTAALLGASPQAVADGLARLPSIAGRFEVIDLRAPYTVVVDFAHTPDGLARVLEAAREVVGEHRVHVVFGCGGDKDRTKRPAMGEVADRLADTVVLTSDNPRSEDPRSIIEDTLAGVRRTEGVVVEPDRRAAIATALEAAGPGDLVIVAGKGHEKYQEVAGEQRPFDDAVVVREEHARLGGGCA, from the coding sequence CGCCGACGTCGTGCTCGACTCCCGCGCGGTGACGCCGGGTTCGATCTTCTGCGCGCTCGTCGGCCAGACCTCCGACGGCCACGACCACGCCGCCGCCGCGATCGAGTCGGGTGCGGTGGCCCTCCTGTGCGAGCGCCCGCTCGGCCTGGGCGTGCCCGAGATCCGCACCCGCTTCGGGCGGTCGGCCATGGCGCTGCTCGCCTCCGAGGTCCACGGGCGTCCGTCCACCGCGCTCGATGTCGTGGGCGTCACCGGCACCAACGGCAAGACCACGGTCACCCACATGGTCCAGGCGATCCTCGAGGCATCGGGCCGTCCGACCGGCGTGATCGGCACGCTCTCCGGGGTGCGGACGACGCCGGAGGCGCCCGAGCTGCAGCGCCGCCTCGCCGAGCTGCGTGACAGCGGGCGGACCGCCGCGGCGATCGAGGTCTCGTCGCACGCCCTCGCCCAGCACCGCGTCGACGCCACCCGCTTCCGCGTCGCCGTCTTCACCAACCTCAGCCGCGACCACCTCGACTACCACGGCACGATGGAGGCCTACTTCCAGGCCAAGGCCCGGCTGTTCGAGCCGGAGCTGGCAGAGCGCGCCGTCGTCAACCTCGACGACCCGTACGGCCGCCTGCTGCTCGACGCCGCCCAGGTCCCCACCGTCGGCTACTCGCTCGACGACGCCGCCGACCTCGAGCTCGGCCTCGACCGCTCGCGCTTCACATGGCGCGACGTCGCCGTGGAGCTGCCGCTCGGCGGGCGCTTCAACGTCTCGAACGCCCTCGCCGCGGCGACGACCGCGGCGCTGCTCGGTGCCTCACCGCAGGCGGTCGCCGACGGCCTGGCCCGGCTGCCGTCGATCGCCGGTCGGTTCGAGGTGATCGACCTGCGCGCGCCCTACACCGTCGTCGTCGACTTCGCCCACACGCCCGACGGCCTGGCGCGGGTCCTCGAGGCGGCCCGGGAGGTCGTCGGAGAGCACCGCGTCCACGTCGTGTTCGGCTGCGGCGGCGACAAGGACCGCACCAAGCGGCCAGCGATGGGAGAGGTCGCCGACCGCCTCGCCGACACCGTCGTGCTCACGAGTGACAACCCGCGCAGCGAGGACCCACGGTCGATCATCGAGGACACGCTCGCGGGGGTGCGCCGCACCGAGGGGGTCGTCGTCGAGCCCGACCGCCGCGCGGCCATCGCGACGGCGCTCGAGGCGGCCGGACCCGGCGACCTCGTCATCGTCGCCGGCAAGGGTCACGAGAAGTACCAGGAGGTCGCGGGGGAGCAGCGCCCGTTCGACGACGCGGTCGTCGTCCGCGAGGAGCACGCCCGGCTCGGAGGTGGGTGCGCGTGA